The Macrococcoides canis genome has a window encoding:
- a CDS encoding N-acetylglucosaminidase — MNDKNKSLVGMGLFATIISGFIALMISAKTEDDALKNRHIEVSHTYKSALDKQMKAQAMHSNGVVWKDATRKQIDTYMNIDKLKEDKAQRYQFLNLGKTQKIHPATLNKLLKGKGILNNQGTSFARASRLHDVNEIYLINHALLETGKGKSKLAKGVAVDAKGRVGKGDKKYYNFFGIGAYDHDPVNEAAKYAYRHGWDTPEKAIVGGAKFIKTEFLNDESQATLYGMRFNPVNPGRHQYATDVRWAHHNARSIAADYKKLKLKGKYFTTYTYKK; from the coding sequence ATGAACGATAAGAACAAATCATTAGTTGGAATGGGGTTATTTGCTACGATTATTTCAGGATTTATCGCGCTTATGATCAGTGCGAAGACAGAAGATGATGCATTAAAGAATCGTCACATTGAAGTATCACACACTTATAAGTCAGCACTTGATAAACAGATGAAAGCACAGGCAATGCATTCTAATGGGGTCGTCTGGAAGGATGCCACACGCAAGCAGATAGACACATATATGAACATCGATAAATTAAAGGAGGACAAAGCTCAGCGTTATCAGTTCCTGAATCTTGGTAAGACACAAAAGATTCATCCCGCAACATTGAATAAGTTGCTAAAGGGTAAAGGTATTCTTAATAACCAGGGAACAAGTTTCGCAAGAGCTTCAAGACTTCATGATGTTAACGAAATTTATCTGATCAATCATGCACTGCTTGAAACTGGTAAAGGTAAAAGTAAGCTCGCAAAAGGTGTTGCAGTTGATGCTAAAGGAAGAGTCGGTAAAGGCGATAAGAAATATTATAATTTCTTTGGTATCGGGGCTTATGACCATGATCCTGTGAATGAAGCGGCTAAATATGCATACAGACACGGCTGGGATACACCAGAAAAAGCAATCGTCGGTGGGGCAAAGTTCATCAAGACAGAATTCTTAAATGATGAATCACAGGCTACATTATACGGTATGCGCTTTAACCCCGTTAATCCAGGACGACATCAATATGCAACTGATGTGAGATGGGCACATCATAATGCGCGCAGCATCGCAGCTGATTATAAGAAGCTGAAGCTAAAAGGGAAGTACTTTACAACATATACGTATAAAAAATAA
- a CDS encoding DUF6440 family protein — MFGNDNEKRFKNYNATSKKESKMMSNYIVVDEQTGVQYLFSAIGYSGGMTVLVDKDGKPLLADGYK; from the coding sequence ATGTTTGGAAATGATAATGAAAAGCGTTTTAAGAATTATAATGCGACTTCAAAGAAAGAATCGAAGATGATGAGTAATTATATCGTAGTAGATGAACAGACAGGTGTACAATATTTATTTTCAGCGATAGGGTATAGTGGCGGTATGACTGTGCTCGTCGACAAAGACGGAAAGCCGCTACTTGCTGATGGTTACAAATAG
- a CDS encoding DUF418 domain-containing protein gives MKRLSVVDSLRGWSLFGVALSSLMIFQYGFYGDSFPDFYEMNALSKQLIYFIHLFIEGNFLPIFAVLYGFSLKRMSDNVYSHDKSGKRAIMRRGIFIFFTGFILMAFVYNGDILYSFGIITFVLMFLVRCKMKTLIRTVYISLLLLIIIIAIDPDLFRSLEIAPVAQEMTDAQMEYLHNEKSVIPSGTFDERNAFWLDTDDPFLAYTDAQIMLVLPILLFSLLPLFVIGIIFDKINFFETGVTRPKKIFIYIMPILLLYKALMISMPDSTFLMIAGSLSSYLLGFSYISAFYLIYLKFGDRKLFHAFAATGRLALTNYVIQLIVLGFVCYGYGMQYFGNSDFIVPFLIIVIVYILEMILSTIYVKHFRYGPLEYLMRLFTYWTVKPRKYSAEHEI, from the coding sequence ATGAAAAGGTTATCTGTAGTAGATAGTTTAAGAGGATGGAGTTTATTTGGTGTTGCACTTTCAAGTTTAATGATTTTCCAGTATGGATTTTATGGCGATAGCTTCCCTGATTTTTATGAGATGAATGCGTTAAGTAAACAGCTTATTTATTTCATCCATCTATTTATCGAAGGAAACTTTCTGCCGATATTTGCAGTGCTGTATGGTTTTTCGTTAAAGCGTATGAGCGATAACGTCTACAGTCACGACAAAAGTGGCAAACGCGCCATCATGAGGCGCGGCATCTTTATATTTTTTACCGGATTTATATTGATGGCATTCGTCTATAATGGCGATATCTTATATTCATTTGGAATTATCACCTTTGTATTGATGTTTTTAGTTCGCTGCAAGATGAAAACATTAATCCGCACAGTTTATATAAGTCTATTATTACTAATTATCATCATAGCAATAGACCCAGACCTTTTCAGATCATTAGAAATCGCACCAGTGGCTCAAGAAATGACCGATGCACAGATGGAGTATCTGCATAACGAAAAATCAGTGATACCAAGCGGAACATTTGATGAACGCAATGCATTCTGGCTGGATACGGACGATCCATTTCTGGCATACACCGATGCACAGATAATGCTCGTGCTGCCGATATTACTATTCTCGCTACTCCCATTATTTGTGATCGGCATCATCTTTGATAAGATCAACTTCTTTGAGACCGGCGTTACACGACCGAAGAAGATTTTCATCTATATTATGCCGATACTGCTTCTCTATAAAGCATTAATGATATCCATGCCAGACAGTACATTTTTAATGATTGCCGGAAGTTTGAGTTCGTACTTACTAGGGTTCAGTTATATATCCGCTTTCTACCTTATCTATTTGAAGTTTGGAGATAGAAAGCTGTTCCATGCATTTGCAGCGACAGGCAGATTAGCGCTAACGAATTATGTCATCCAGTTAATAGTGCTCGGCTTCGTGTGCTATGGATATGGTATGCAATATTTCGGCAACAGTGACTTCATTGTTCCATTTCTTATCATCGTAATCGTATATATTCTGGAGATGATATTGAGCACAATCTATGTGAAGCATTTTCGTTATGGCCCGCTTGAATATCTCATGCGACTGTTCACGTATTGGACAGTTAAACCGAGAAAATATTCAGCAGAACATGAAATATAG
- a CDS encoding thermonuclease family protein, with protein sequence MKHFKIFTILLLLFSFYPATQSHAVSKKIPVKFVSVVDGDTVRVKQGSKVITLRMLLIDTPESKDPNKPVQPYAVEAGKYLDSYLRYANLSMQYDNNQKTDRYGRHLVYLYANNRLVNDEMVRSGYARVGYIYSQKYYLNALKKTESVAKAKKLRIWSIPGYVNTRGEGFIYNPTKPVVKKQAPKPVAKQAVVKQPATKAGYPTSKYRKGAPKTFQNCTALKKYYPYGVTIHHVSYQKKHDRDKDKLACEASKVSYQAWMKNN encoded by the coding sequence ATGAAGCACTTCAAAATTTTTACTATTTTATTATTATTGTTTTCTTTTTACCCGGCAACTCAGTCTCATGCGGTTTCAAAGAAGATTCCAGTGAAGTTTGTATCAGTAGTAGACGGTGATACTGTACGTGTTAAGCAAGGCAGCAAAGTCATTACACTGCGTATGTTACTCATTGATACGCCTGAATCAAAGGATCCGAACAAACCTGTGCAACCGTACGCGGTAGAAGCGGGGAAATATTTGGATAGTTACTTACGTTATGCGAACCTGTCGATGCAGTACGACAACAATCAAAAGACAGATCGCTATGGACGTCATCTTGTATATCTGTATGCGAACAATCGTCTAGTGAATGATGAAATGGTCCGTTCAGGTTATGCGCGTGTAGGTTATATTTATTCTCAGAAATATTATTTGAACGCATTAAAGAAAACTGAATCGGTTGCGAAAGCTAAGAAACTTCGCATCTGGTCGATTCCTGGATATGTAAATACACGTGGGGAAGGGTTCATCTATAATCCGACAAAGCCTGTTGTTAAGAAACAAGCACCAAAACCAGTCGCTAAGCAGGCGGTTGTAAAGCAGCCTGCGACGAAAGCTGGATATCCAACTTCGAAGTATCGTAAAGGTGCTCCGAAGACTTTCCAGAACTGTACTGCGCTGAAGAAATATTATCCATACGGTGTGACGATTCATCATGTATCCTATCAGAAAAAGCATGACCGTGATAAAGATAAGCTGGCATGTGAGGCATCGAAAGTATCATATCAGGCATGGATGAAAAATAATTAA
- a CDS encoding helix-turn-helix domain-containing protein produces MIKINRNILKLRKQIGYTQEDLAHYLNLTKATISKWENDLSYPDIKYLPVLANLFDISVDELIGYSPYLEKNEIKKLHASLTSRINKDNFDVILSEIEQLFKSYTNDYSTILMLSKVLINHAFLSQKRDDIIHLAIQYTDRVIYNCQNPNMINHAIFLKANCYTILEDYENVVSLIHDRPYKLGEELLLAHSYLRLGRIKEAKIVVQAEIYQQLIILITHLNMLIQFNLTDQVEETIKRAEAIVQSFNINTLHPNTALNFNLLSAMYYASKDTNRSINYLKQYVANCRSLIQEYYLHGDDYFDVIDEWLDDTPTGIVAPIDKENIKNTMLQTLYQLPHFNELRENQDFKNIEFQLQQLIQEEK; encoded by the coding sequence ATGATAAAAATTAATCGTAATATTTTAAAGCTTAGAAAACAAATTGGTTATACACAAGAAGATTTAGCGCATTACTTAAATTTAACGAAAGCAACAATTTCTAAATGGGAAAATGATCTTTCATATCCTGACATAAAATATTTACCAGTCTTAGCAAATCTATTTGATATTTCCGTTGATGAGCTTATTGGATATTCCCCTTATCTCGAAAAAAATGAAATAAAAAAATTGCATGCGTCTTTAACAAGTCGAATCAATAAAGATAATTTTGATGTTATCCTTTCAGAAATTGAACAACTATTTAAATCTTATACGAATGATTACAGCACAATTCTTATGCTATCTAAAGTATTAATAAATCATGCATTTCTATCACAGAAGCGTGATGATATCATCCATCTTGCCATTCAATACACAGACCGCGTCATTTATAATTGTCAGAATCCTAATATGATTAACCATGCGATTTTTCTTAAAGCCAATTGCTATACCATTCTTGAAGACTATGAAAATGTTGTGTCTTTAATCCATGACCGACCATACAAACTTGGTGAAGAATTATTACTCGCACATAGTTATTTACGATTAGGAAGAATAAAAGAAGCTAAAATTGTTGTACAAGCTGAAATATACCAGCAACTCATTATTCTTATCACACACCTCAACATGCTGATCCAATTTAATTTAACAGATCAGGTAGAGGAAACAATTAAGCGAGCTGAAGCGATTGTTCAAAGTTTTAATATCAACACACTTCATCCTAATACTGCACTCAACTTTAATCTATTATCAGCAATGTACTATGCGTCTAAAGATACAAATCGCTCAATCAATTATTTAAAACAATACGTTGCAAACTGCAGAAGCTTGATACAGGAATATTACCTTCACGGAGATGACTATTTCGATGTTATTGATGAATGGCTGGATGATACTCCAACAGGCATCGTTGCACCGATTGATAAAGAAAATATTAAGAACACGATGCTGCAGACACTGTATCAACTGCCTCATTTCAATGAATTACGTGAGAATCAGGATTTTAAAAATATTGAGTTTCAGCTTCAACAACTGATCCAGGAGGAAAAATAA
- a CDS encoding PLDc N-terminal domain-containing protein, whose product MNTDITVLGDYLPFLIPLIVLQVILMLFALVKVIKRDSFKNLNKPAWILIIMFVNIIGPISYLVSEEYQ is encoded by the coding sequence ATGAATACTGATATTACTGTATTAGGTGATTACCTACCGTTTTTAATACCATTGATAGTATTACAAGTTATTTTAATGTTGTTCGCACTTGTCAAAGTTATTAAACGTGACTCTTTTAAAAACCTTAATAAACCGGCATGGATTTTAATCATAATGTTCGTTAACATCATTGGACCAATTTCTTATTTAGTCAGTGAGGAATATCAATGA
- a CDS encoding ABC transporter ATP-binding protein yields the protein MSILKLIQINKKFDHKVILQDASYCFETGKIYGFIGPNGSGKTTTIKMILGLLRLDSGQILVNDLPVTYGETPTNKFIGYLADVPEYYHYMNAREYLTLCAKITSIKRDEVNQRVTDLLNEVGLDDSNIRITKYSRGMKQRLGIAQALIHNPEILICDEPTSALDPKGRQEILDILERIKHRTTVIFSTHILTDIERICDEVIVLANNKITNINTFKPDSETPLIRLKLKINQTEKEKLSPYFDCTIDGQYTFISSNDTAMQPIYEKLNMLQIYPEYIERTDNNIETLYLEVTS from the coding sequence ATGAGTATTCTTAAATTAATTCAAATAAACAAGAAGTTTGACCATAAAGTCATACTTCAAGATGCATCATATTGTTTTGAAACTGGAAAAATATACGGCTTCATTGGTCCGAATGGATCAGGAAAAACAACAACGATAAAAATGATATTAGGACTTTTACGTCTGGATTCAGGGCAAATATTAGTTAATGACCTCCCTGTAACTTACGGTGAAACACCCACGAATAAATTTATAGGATATTTAGCAGATGTACCTGAGTATTATCACTATATGAATGCAAGAGAGTATTTGACACTATGCGCTAAAATCACTTCTATTAAACGAGATGAAGTCAATCAACGTGTTACCGACCTTCTCAATGAAGTCGGCTTAGATGATAGTAATATTCGCATCACTAAATATTCACGTGGCATGAAACAAAGGCTTGGTATTGCTCAAGCATTAATTCATAATCCAGAAATTCTTATTTGTGATGAACCGACAAGTGCACTCGATCCGAAAGGAAGACAAGAAATACTGGATATTTTAGAACGCATTAAACATCGTACCACTGTCATCTTCTCAACTCATATCCTGACAGATATTGAACGTATATGTGATGAAGTCATTGTCCTAGCAAATAATAAAATAACTAATATCAATACATTCAAACCTGACTCTGAAACACCATTAATTCGACTCAAATTAAAGATAAATCAAACAGAAAAAGAAAAACTAAGTCCATATTTTGATTGTACGATTGATGGTCAATATACATTCATATCATCAAATGATACGGCCATGCAGCCAATATATGAAAAATTAAATATGCTGCAAATTTATCCAGAATATATCGAGCGTACCGATAATAATATAGAAACGCTATATTTGGAGGTTACGTCATGA
- a CDS encoding ABC transporter permease, whose amino-acid sequence MNQLLIMLLKEWTESIRTNKLIPIIIVFMILGIMSPLTAIIMPDIIKNALPSAVKDFNIPEATYIDSYIQFFKNINQIGLIILVIIFSGILTNELSRGTLLNLITKGLSRKYIILSKWIISTIIWTIAYIIGALIQYSYTLYYFNNEGSHKVAAYIMSWLFGVMLLSIIMLLSTLLKNNIAVMLGILLIVVMMFILSMFKHIKDKLPLQLIQKNTDIMIEKIALSQMYTPIIITIMIILLSIILSIYRFNKAEI is encoded by the coding sequence ATGAATCAGCTATTGATTATGCTTCTAAAAGAATGGACTGAGAGTATACGCACAAATAAATTAATACCTATTATCATCGTATTCATGATACTTGGAATTATGAGTCCGCTCACAGCCATTATAATGCCAGACATTATAAAGAATGCTCTCCCCTCAGCAGTGAAAGACTTTAATATTCCTGAAGCTACCTATATAGATTCATATATTCAATTTTTCAAAAATATCAATCAAATCGGGCTCATTATATTAGTAATCATATTCAGCGGTATTTTAACAAACGAATTATCAAGAGGAACATTGCTCAATTTAATTACAAAAGGTTTAAGCAGAAAATACATTATACTTTCTAAATGGATCATCAGTACAATCATCTGGACAATCGCATACATTATAGGTGCGCTCATTCAATATTCTTATACATTATATTATTTCAATAACGAAGGAAGCCATAAAGTCGCCGCTTATATTATGAGCTGGTTATTCGGAGTAATGTTACTTAGTATTATTATGCTATTATCAACTTTGCTCAAGAATAATATTGCTGTAATGTTAGGTATACTGTTAATCGTTGTCATGATGTTCATTCTTAGCATGTTTAAACACATTAAAGATAAATTACCATTACAACTCATCCAGAAAAACACAGATATAATGATTGAAAAAATTGCATTAAGCCAAATGTATACACCTATCATCATCACAATAATGATCATATTGTTAAGTATTATATTAAGTATATATCGCTTTAATAAGGCCGAAATTTAA
- a CDS encoding DUF3885 domain-containing protein: protein MDYYQFMSRDIIKQNLEFEHIELVKNQSRFMDNGKLNHAVFEQVRFEMANYFHVLFKDVERIKLIFCVAYKDRYYRLNLRKYFKHFERFNFSLYHNELSDDCHQYAYIINKRDLNLQKLVKDICYQDFAYESQTFRKASILTIITNLDEDIFYYPYDDRGVVIYKK, encoded by the coding sequence ATGGATTACTATCAATTTATGTCCAGAGATATTATCAAACAAAATTTAGAGTTTGAACATATTGAACTTGTAAAAAATCAAAGTCGTTTTATGGATAATGGTAAACTCAATCATGCTGTATTTGAACAGGTAAGATTTGAGATGGCAAATTATTTTCATGTTTTGTTCAAGGATGTTGAACGGATAAAGTTAATATTTTGTGTCGCATATAAAGATAGGTATTATCGTTTAAATTTAAGAAAGTATTTTAAGCACTTTGAACGATTTAATTTTAGTCTCTATCATAATGAGTTAAGTGATGATTGTCATCAATATGCTTATATTATTAACAAACGTGATTTGAATTTACAAAAATTAGTTAAAGATATTTGTTATCAAGATTTTGCATATGAATCTCAAACCTTTAGAAAAGCATCGATTTTAACAATAATTACAAATTTAGATGAAGATATATTTTACTACCCATATGATGATCGTGGCGTTGTCATATATAAGAAATAA
- a CDS encoding PadR family transcriptional regulator: MNNQIALTESVYYILLSLEEPLHGYGIIQNIKKISENRIDMAAGTLYGALNTLIKKDWITLVNDEGPKGKKEYQITSTGSEVLQQEIIRLKELVSNGEKYLRGEL; encoded by the coding sequence ATGAATAATCAAATTGCTTTAACAGAAAGTGTATACTACATTTTACTATCTTTGGAAGAACCTTTGCACGGTTATGGCATCATTCAAAACATTAAGAAAATCTCAGAAAATCGTATTGATATGGCTGCAGGTACCCTATATGGCGCACTCAATACTTTAATCAAGAAAGACTGGATTACGCTTGTTAACGATGAAGGTCCTAAAGGGAAAAAAGAATATCAGATTACTTCTACAGGATCTGAAGTGCTACAACAAGAAATCATCCGACTCAAGGAGCTCGTATCAAATGGAGAAAAATATTTGAGAGGTGAATTATAA
- a CDS encoding DUF2812 domain-containing protein has protein sequence MEKVVRKLFIHTNADKEEKWLNDMARNGYMLKMATLGKYTFVKTDKNYKLRLVYLPEDKKDFIHFIEEGNVKFISEVNNWGYFVKEVNSFDDNFEIYSDIDSQIEQKNRVLKLLGIMFLCTLAPFFATLSPIILNDTLSSTLKSVIIISYILIILLYVFMILKLFNQIKKLKQERNIHE, from the coding sequence ATGGAAAAGGTCGTTAGAAAGTTATTCATTCACACTAATGCTGATAAAGAAGAAAAATGGCTAAATGATATGGCACGTAATGGATACATGCTGAAAATGGCTACACTAGGTAAGTATACATTTGTAAAGACAGACAAAAATTATAAGCTCCGATTAGTATATTTACCAGAAGACAAAAAAGATTTTATACATTTTATAGAAGAAGGTAATGTAAAGTTTATTTCAGAAGTTAATAACTGGGGATATTTCGTAAAAGAAGTAAATAGTTTTGATGATAATTTTGAAATATATTCAGATATCGATTCTCAAATTGAACAGAAAAATAGAGTATTAAAATTACTAGGTATAATGTTTCTATGCACGTTAGCACCATTTTTCGCTACATTATCGCCAATTATATTAAATGACACGTTGAGTTCAACTCTTAAATCAGTTATCATCATTAGTTATATACTCATCATCTTACTTTATGTTTTTATGATTCTGAAATTATTCAATCAAATTAAAAAGTTAAAGCAAGAGAGAAATATCCATGAATAA
- a CDS encoding general stress protein: MRFVESFMSEQPLLGKIEQLKAEGYKEEEIYVLSQNKVEGLAIVDSKTNFIDASGGLGDRISSFFTGKSVPAAQFDSLDLSEIDKEQYIRDIESGNILLFVRKK, from the coding sequence ATGCGTTTTGTAGAATCGTTTATGAGTGAACAACCATTGCTTGGTAAGATTGAACAGTTGAAAGCAGAAGGGTATAAGGAAGAAGAGATCTACGTACTGTCACAGAATAAAGTAGAAGGTTTAGCGATTGTAGATTCTAAGACGAACTTTATCGATGCAAGCGGGGGACTTGGGGATAGAATATCTTCATTCTTTACAGGAAAATCTGTACCAGCAGCACAGTTTGATAGTTTAGATTTAAGTGAAATTGATAAGGAGCAATATATCCGTGACATCGAAAGCGGGAATATACTGCTGTTTGTAAGGAAAAAGTAA
- a CDS encoding helix-turn-helix domain-containing protein, with amino-acid sequence MDNITVAEALRWHRENLDYSAKEVAAHINVTPSIYSKIESGNRIVTVPEFKRIAELFGMTMDELCVIPSRKKR; translated from the coding sequence ATGGACAATATTACAGTTGCTGAGGCACTGAGATGGCATAGAGAGAATCTGGATTATAGCGCGAAGGAAGTTGCTGCGCATATTAATGTGACCCCGTCGATTTATTCGAAGATTGAAAGCGGCAATCGCATCGTGACGGTCCCGGAGTTTAAACGTATAGCAGAATTGTTTGGTATGACGATGGATGAACTCTGTGTGATACCGAGCAGAAAGAAGAGATAG
- a CDS encoding ArsR/SmtB family transcription factor, which yields MENIKILKALAHPTRLHILSLLKSPAQSFTAYNNLDKDAVGICVQEMTIVLNISQSTTSQHLSILHDAGLLTSTKIGKYTYFKRNEKTIQQFAEFVSKEI from the coding sequence ATGGAAAATATTAAAATATTAAAAGCGCTCGCCCACCCTACGCGCTTACACATCTTGTCGCTCTTAAAATCGCCTGCGCAGTCATTTACTGCTTATAACAATCTAGATAAAGATGCAGTGGGTATCTGTGTGCAGGAAATGACAATAGTTTTAAATATTTCTCAGTCGACGACATCACAGCACCTTTCAATATTGCATGATGCTGGCCTCTTAACATCGACAAAGATCGGGAAATATACGTACTTTAAAAGGAATGAAAAGACAATCCAGCAGTTTGCTGAATTTGTCTCAAAAGAAATATAG
- a CDS encoding NtaA/DmoA family FMN-dependent monooxygenase (This protein belongs to a clade of FMN-dependent monooxygenases, within a broader family of flavin-dependent oxidoreductases, the luciferase-like monooxygenase (LMM) family, some of whose members use coenzyme F420 rather than FMN.), protein MKNTNKQMLLGLGFTGAFGANSKAWKSDGVNVTTYPDINADIRYAQMAEQGKFQFIFVGDFPGAIPGDNTEVPAMTLEPIITTTAILQQTKHIGVASTVHTQWNNPYTVARQFKGIDLMSGGRVAWNAVTGSSPKVAENFGVTLMDRTSRYESHYEFVEAVQQFWGTWGEDALKADRESGEFADYRKVKPVYLSGKYTRANGAVVIPPSPQGQPVIFHSGGSPDSIAFAGRYASAMIGEVWTIEQGIATRNALRQAAIDAGRDPDEIKFIAGLMPVVADNKREALDRHASFMDEHIVQQRAYHIGMVLGIHLTPADLERPIPQELLDTVVIDSYSDPRIENVLKVAREGWTLRDIIYHSVIDYHPATLGDAKETADHLTEWFESGAADGFWILPDAYETDFKRFVDEVVPILQERGVFHKDYEGTTLRENMDIPYQYGLDERLK, encoded by the coding sequence ATGAAAAATACAAATAAACAAATGTTACTCGGTTTAGGATTTACAGGCGCATTCGGTGCAAATTCGAAAGCCTGGAAAAGTGACGGTGTGAATGTTACTACATACCCTGATATTAACGCTGATATCCGTTACGCGCAGATGGCTGAACAAGGGAAGTTTCAGTTTATCTTTGTAGGAGATTTTCCTGGAGCAATTCCAGGTGATAACACTGAAGTCCCTGCTATGACGTTAGAACCTATTATTACGACTACAGCGATCTTGCAGCAAACGAAACATATCGGTGTCGCTTCTACAGTGCATACACAATGGAATAATCCATATACCGTCGCACGTCAGTTTAAAGGTATCGACCTTATGAGTGGCGGACGTGTAGCATGGAATGCGGTGACAGGTTCCAGTCCGAAAGTAGCAGAGAACTTTGGCGTTACGTTAATGGACAGAACGTCAAGATACGAAAGTCATTATGAGTTCGTTGAAGCTGTTCAGCAGTTCTGGGGTACTTGGGGAGAAGACGCACTGAAAGCAGATAGAGAAAGCGGCGAGTTCGCAGACTACAGAAAAGTAAAACCGGTATACCTATCAGGAAAATATACACGCGCAAACGGTGCAGTTGTTATTCCACCATCACCACAAGGACAGCCTGTTATCTTCCACTCGGGTGGATCACCAGACAGCATCGCATTTGCAGGACGTTACGCGAGTGCAATGATTGGAGAAGTATGGACGATTGAGCAAGGAATAGCAACAAGAAACGCATTGAGACAAGCAGCAATCGATGCAGGACGCGACCCAGATGAGATTAAATTTATCGCTGGACTCATGCCTGTTGTTGCAGATAATAAACGAGAAGCATTAGATAGACACGCAAGCTTTATGGACGAACACATCGTTCAGCAACGCGCATATCACATCGGAATGGTGCTCGGCATACACCTGACACCAGCAGATCTCGAACGACCAATCCCGCAAGAACTGCTAGACACCGTTGTGATCGACAGCTACTCTGACCCACGAATTGAAAATGTACTGAAAGTCGCACGAGAAGGATGGACACTGCGCGACATCATCTATCATTCCGTTATCGACTATCACCCAGCAACACTAGGCGATGCGAAAGAAACAGCAGATCACCTGACAGAATGGTTTGAATCAGGCGCAGCAGATGGCTTCTGGATACTACCAGATGCATATGAAACAGACTTCAAACGATTCGTAGACGAAGTCGTACCCATACTCCAAGAACGCGGCGTCTTCCATAAAGACTATGAAGGCACGACACTACGTGAGAACATGGACATCCCATATCAATATGGATTAGACGAAAGATTGAAATAG
- a CDS encoding very short patch repair endonuclease: MDNHTPEQRRYNMQRITDKNTKPEDIVRKFLYSKGIRYRKNDKRYPGTPDIYIPKYKTAVFVNGCFWHVHNCDLFVMPKSNQEFWEKKFNRNVSRDERNIEELTELGIRVIVVWECGLKPLEREETLEALYEMIVNE; the protein is encoded by the coding sequence ATGGATAATCACACTCCAGAACAAAGACGTTATAACATGCAGAGGATAACAGATAAAAATACTAAACCTGAAGATATCGTTCGTAAATTCTTATACTCCAAAGGCATAAGATACAGAAAAAATGATAAAAGATATCCAGGGACTCCAGATATCTATATTCCTAAATATAAAACAGCAGTTTTTGTAAATGGTTGTTTTTGGCATGTACATAACTGTGACTTGTTTGTTATGCCTAAGAGCAACCAGGAATTTTGGGAGAAGAAATTTAATCGGAACGTTTCGAGAGATGAGCGTAATATCGAAGAATTAACCGAACTTGGTATACGCGTTATAGTAGTGTGGGAATGTGGTCTTAAACCGTTAGAAAGAGAAGAGACATTAGAAGCATTATATGAGATGATTGTTAATGAATAA